In SAR202 cluster bacterium, one genomic interval encodes:
- the coxB gene encoding cytochrome c oxidase subunit II, translating into MKHTRILKIVFATMLLGLSLACTPEHLQSTFDPKGPIARDQGYLFEILFWAMAAVFIVVQTGLVYTIIKYRRKSENELPKQVHGHDKLEIAWTIAPIFVLAAVAIPTVSMIFEHDEIPTNMPKIEVTAEGYQWWWGFEYTDENINIVTANEMHIPTNTVINVSLKSENVIHSFWIPKLAGKMDLVPNNNNSMWFIADEPGEYYAQCAEYCGTSHANMKFKVYVHDQAGFDEWVENEQKSANASLIECASADANCSGLAAKGANIFANKKFSGVIRGQQVENQMCAACHTVAGMKIRGNAGPVLTHVASRTTLASGMFDNTEENLTSWITDPKNMKPGVYMPTLNFEDGDVEALVAYLQTLR; encoded by the coding sequence TTGAAACACACTAGGATTTTAAAGATTGTTTTTGCAACTATGTTGTTAGGGCTTTCTTTAGCTTGTACACCTGAACATTTGCAATCTACATTTGATCCAAAAGGTCCTATTGCCCGGGATCAGGGATATTTGTTTGAGATCCTTTTTTGGGCAATGGCTGCAGTTTTTATTGTAGTTCAAACAGGTTTAGTTTATACAATCATAAAATATCGCAGAAAGTCTGAAAATGAACTTCCAAAACAAGTCCATGGTCATGATAAACTCGAAATTGCTTGGACAATAGCACCTATTTTCGTTTTGGCAGCTGTTGCTATTCCAACAGTAAGTATGATTTTCGAACATGACGAGATACCTACAAATATGCCTAAAATCGAAGTAACAGCTGAGGGGTATCAATGGTGGTGGGGATTTGAATATACTGATGAGAATATAAATATTGTAACAGCTAATGAAATGCATATTCCTACTAACACTGTTATTAATGTTTCCTTAAAATCTGAAAACGTTATCCATAGTTTTTGGATTCCAAAATTAGCAGGTAAAATGGATTTGGTTCCTAATAATAATAATTCTATGTGGTTTATTGCAGATGAACCTGGCGAATATTATGCCCAATGTGCTGAATATTGTGGAACATCTCATGCAAACATGAAATTCAAAGTATATGTTCATGATCAAGCTGGATTTGATGAATGGGTAGAAAATGAACAGAAATCTGCTAATGCTAGCCTTATTGAATGTGCCTCTGCTGATGCAAATTGTTCTGGCCTTGCAGCAAAAGGTGCGAATATATTTGCTAATAAAAAATTCAGCGGAGTTATAAGAGGTCAACAGGTTGAGAATCAAATGTGCGCAGCTTGTCATACAGTAGCAGGTATGAAAATAAGAGGTAATGCAGGTCCTGTATTGACTCATGTTGCTAGTAGGACCACGCTGGCTTCAGGAATGTTTGATAATACCGAAGAAAACTTAACTTCTTGGATTACTGATCCCAAAAATATGAAACCTGGGGTTTATATGCCAACACTAAACTTTGAAGATGGAGATGTTGAGGCTCTGGTTGCATATTTGCAAACATTAAGATAA
- a CDS encoding protoheme IX farnesyltransferase → MTTEKNNYTNLFDLSGVGSGFKTILLITLCLLFALITLGGIVRVTDSGLGCPDWPLCYGQFIPPLEDVNYAGELIEVHKIWIEWSHRTLAAITGFPILLVTILAWWKYRKFSLITVPATVALILLIFQVVLGAITVLRELPPEIVTTHLSTAQFIFATLLFMYVILTNKIQPLKDKLIIDKIPNLLRWSIIGAASSFIILISGSYVVGAGAGTSCPNWPLCDNTLLPQLNIQWLHMFHRVVVVVGTITIAIPVIYAYKINIPKITFPGLLVGTFLLAQIFIGALNPASGFHPVFRVLHLSLASALWLASMYLLTITWMYQKQTNLKSEFNLIQLLSDYFELSKPLIILLLLLSALTGMIIAEQGLPQIHLIATVLVAGALASAGANAINNFMDRDIDTVMSRTKSRPVAGSRVSPTNALIFGIVLNVISFVAFWTIVNLLSALLTLGATLFYVFIYTLWLKRTSTQNIVIGGAAGALPPIIGWAAVQGSIGLPSLYLFAIIFFWTPPHFWALSILLEKDYANANIPMLNVVMGIEETRKFIMMHSIILVALTILFYTVPQLGLFYLVSALILDVYFLYLGIKLWQSQDHLSARKLYLYSLLYLMLLLIAVMISSGFGI, encoded by the coding sequence ATGACTACTGAAAAAAATAACTATACAAACTTATTTGATCTTTCTGGGGTAGGTTCAGGATTTAAAACAATTCTGCTAATCACCTTATGTTTGCTTTTTGCACTTATAACTTTAGGTGGAATAGTTAGAGTTACTGATTCTGGTTTAGGGTGTCCTGATTGGCCGCTTTGTTACGGGCAATTCATTCCGCCTCTTGAGGACGTAAATTACGCGGGTGAACTTATTGAGGTACATAAAATATGGATTGAGTGGTCTCATAGGACATTAGCAGCTATAACTGGATTCCCTATTTTATTAGTGACAATACTTGCTTGGTGGAAATATCGTAAATTTTCACTAATAACGGTACCTGCTACAGTCGCTCTAATACTTTTAATCTTTCAAGTTGTACTAGGAGCGATTACAGTTCTAAGAGAATTACCACCAGAAATAGTTACAACTCATCTAAGCACTGCACAATTTATATTTGCCACCCTGCTCTTTATGTATGTTATTTTGACTAACAAAATTCAACCTTTGAAAGACAAATTAATAATTGATAAAATTCCAAACCTTTTACGATGGTCCATAATTGGTGCTGCAAGTTCATTTATAATACTTATATCGGGATCATATGTTGTTGGCGCAGGTGCAGGCACCAGTTGCCCCAATTGGCCTCTTTGTGATAACACTCTATTGCCGCAACTAAATATTCAATGGCTACATATGTTTCATAGAGTCGTAGTAGTAGTGGGCACTATCACAATAGCAATTCCTGTAATCTACGCATACAAAATAAATATTCCCAAAATTACTTTTCCAGGATTACTTGTAGGAACATTTTTACTCGCCCAAATTTTTATTGGAGCGTTAAATCCAGCTTCAGGATTTCATCCTGTATTCAGAGTCCTTCATTTGTCATTAGCGTCTGCATTATGGCTTGCATCTATGTACCTTTTAACTATTACCTGGATGTATCAAAAACAAACAAACTTAAAATCTGAATTCAATTTAATACAACTACTATCTGACTATTTTGAATTATCCAAACCTTTGATCATTTTATTATTACTACTTTCTGCTCTAACTGGAATGATTATTGCTGAGCAAGGTTTGCCACAAATACATCTTATAGCTACTGTATTAGTTGCAGGTGCTTTGGCTTCTGCCGGGGCTAATGCAATAAATAATTTTATGGATAGAGACATAGATACCGTCATGTCTCGAACCAAATCCAGACCTGTTGCTGGAAGTAGAGTTAGCCCTACAAATGCATTGATTTTTGGCATCGTATTAAACGTAATATCTTTCGTAGCCTTTTGGACAATAGTTAATTTACTTAGTGCTTTATTAACATTAGGTGCCACTTTATTTTATGTTTTTATTTACACGCTGTGGTTAAAAAGAACTTCTACTCAAAATATTGTTATTGGTGGAGCTGCAGGAGCACTTCCTCCTATCATTGGATGGGCTGCTGTACAAGGCAGTATTGGACTACCATCACTATACCTTTTTGCAATAATTTTCTTTTGGACACCTCCACATTTTTGGGCACTCTCCATCCTTTTGGAAAAAGATTATGCTAATGCAAATATTCCAATGCTAAATGTAGTTATGGGTATAGAAGAAACGCGTAAATTTATAATGATGCATTCAATAATTTTAGTTGCTTTAACTATACTTTTCTATACTGTTCCTCAACTAGGTTTATTTTACCTTGTTTCTGCATTAATCTTAGATGTATATTTTTTGTATCTTGGTATAAAACTCTGGCAGAGCCAAGACCATTTATCTGCGAGAAAATTATATTTATATTCCCTGTTATATCTTATGCTTTTATTAATAGCAGTTATGATTAGTAGTGGTTTCGGTATTTGA
- a CDS encoding thiamine pyrophosphate-requiring protein, with product MNGTEAIARILKKEGIEWISCFPSNPVIEAAAKEGIRPIAFRHERGGMMAADGFSRMNDRNQFGVFAMQNQAGAENSMGGISQAFADNIPVLVLPGAPALHRINIRPEFSAVDTFRNVLKYGELVNKADQIPDVMRRAFHQLRNGRPGPVMIELPSDVGASEINIDIDSYHSPTKSTQLPSISSIKDTVSALLKAKNPIIWSGMGVLFSQSTEELKELAELLSLPVYTSMPGKSGFDETHPLSLGAGSGATTAAAVKWLDESDLILALGTSLTRTPYARTIPDGKTIIHNVVSVEDINKDYNVEISLPGDTKETIKLLIDEIKSQVGDKGKQRPEVIKEIQSVKSKWLEQWLPILTDDEGPINPYRLIWELDQTVDKTQSVVTHDAGAPRDMMVPFYNATTPHGYVGWGKTTHLGFGIPLMIGVKKAFPEKFCVNFMGDGAFGMSGLDIETSVRSNLPITTILLNNGGMATYPGGFPTAREVYGVSHMFGEYWKIAEGMGATGIKITKPSEIKPALLQAQKLNSEGKTVLIDAHTKFADQRSN from the coding sequence ATGAATGGTACTGAAGCGATAGCAAGAATATTAAAAAAAGAAGGAATTGAATGGATATCCTGTTTTCCCTCAAATCCTGTTATTGAAGCAGCTGCTAAAGAAGGTATTCGACCCATAGCTTTTAGACATGAACGTGGGGGCATGATGGCAGCAGATGGATTCAGTCGCATGAATGATAGAAATCAATTTGGAGTTTTTGCTATGCAAAACCAAGCTGGTGCTGAAAACTCTATGGGTGGAATTAGCCAGGCTTTTGCGGACAATATTCCTGTTTTAGTATTACCAGGTGCCCCTGCTTTGCACAGAATTAATATAAGACCAGAATTCTCTGCAGTAGATACATTTAGAAATGTTTTAAAATACGGTGAGTTAGTTAATAAAGCAGATCAAATACCTGATGTCATGAGAAGAGCATTCCATCAACTTAGAAACGGACGACCTGGCCCTGTCATGATTGAACTTCCTAGTGATGTAGGTGCAAGTGAAATAAATATCGATATAGATTCGTATCATTCACCTACAAAAAGTACTCAATTACCTTCAATATCTAGTATTAAAGATACAGTTTCAGCGTTACTAAAAGCAAAAAATCCCATAATTTGGTCAGGTATGGGTGTTTTATTTTCTCAATCTACTGAAGAACTCAAGGAATTGGCAGAATTACTAAGTCTACCAGTATATACCAGTATGCCTGGCAAATCAGGATTTGATGAAACTCATCCATTATCATTAGGAGCAGGTTCTGGAGCAACAACTGCAGCTGCTGTTAAATGGTTAGATGAATCAGATTTAATCCTTGCGTTAGGTACAAGTCTAACTCGAACACCATATGCAAGAACTATACCTGACGGAAAAACTATAATTCATAATGTTGTCAGTGTAGAAGATATTAATAAAGATTATAACGTAGAAATTTCACTTCCTGGGGATACAAAGGAAACGATAAAATTATTGATTGATGAAATAAAATCACAAGTGGGTGACAAAGGTAAACAAAGACCTGAAGTTATTAAAGAAATACAAAGTGTTAAATCAAAATGGCTAGAACAATGGTTGCCAATATTAACAGATGATGAAGGACCGATTAATCCTTACAGGTTAATATGGGAATTAGACCAAACAGTTGATAAAACCCAAAGCGTAGTAACTCATGATGCCGGAGCACCAAGAGATATGATGGTGCCGTTTTATAATGCAACAACTCCCCATGGTTATGTAGGTTGGGGGAAAACTACTCATCTTGGGTTTGGTATTCCATTAATGATTGGGGTTAAAAAAGCATTCCCAGAAAAATTTTGTGTCAATTTTATGGGTGATGGTGCCTTTGGAATGTCTGGTTTAGATATTGAAACGTCGGTTAGGTCAAATTTACCAATTACGACTATTCTATTAAATAACGGTGGAATGGCAACCTATCCTGGAGGCTTTCCTACTGCGCGAGAAGTTTATGGTGTTTCACATATGTTTGGAGAATATTGGAAAATAGCTGAAGGAATGGGCGCTACTGGTATCAAAATAACCAAGCCATCAGAAATTAAGCCAGCATTATTACAGGCACAAAAGCTTAATAGCGAAGGAAAAACTGTTCTTATAGACGCACATACTAAATTTGCAGATCAAAGATCTAATTAA
- a CDS encoding enoyl-CoA hydratase → MSSYKTLNFDIKDQIAYMEFATPDSANAMTSEMAEEMAQVSEICLTNFKLRAIKITGQGKIFCGGGNVKAFSQEGSNLEKYLESMATNLHAAIANFSRCKAPVISIVQGFAAGAGLSLVGASDFVVSSDSAKFTLAYSRIGFSPDGSSSYFLPRIIGIRKMMDLMITNRILSAEEAMDWGLVSRVVPEDSLIEDGQKFVESIAKGATSAIGMAKKLLVSTFEQSLESQMALEHLGIATMSRTADCKEGFKAFIDKRDPIFNGS, encoded by the coding sequence ATGAGTTCTTATAAAACTTTAAATTTTGATATAAAAGATCAAATCGCATATATGGAATTTGCTACTCCAGATAGTGCAAATGCCATGACATCAGAGATGGCAGAAGAAATGGCTCAAGTTTCTGAAATATGTCTAACTAATTTTAAATTAAGAGCAATCAAAATAACTGGACAGGGAAAAATATTTTGTGGCGGTGGGAATGTTAAAGCATTCAGTCAAGAAGGCAGTAATCTTGAAAAATACCTAGAAAGTATGGCTACAAATTTACATGCAGCAATAGCTAATTTTTCAAGATGCAAGGCTCCAGTAATTTCTATAGTGCAAGGATTTGCAGCAGGGGCAGGTCTAAGTTTGGTTGGGGCATCGGACTTTGTTGTATCCTCTGATTCTGCGAAGTTTACGTTAGCATATTCTAGAATTGGATTTTCTCCTGATGGTTCTTCCAGTTATTTTCTTCCTAGAATCATAGGGATAAGAAAAATGATGGACCTTATGATTACAAATCGTATTTTGAGCGCTGAAGAAGCTATGGACTGGGGGCTAGTAAGCCGAGTTGTACCTGAAGATTCATTGATTGAAGATGGCCAAAAGTTCGTTGAATCTATAGCTAAAGGTGCCACTTCAGCTATAGGTATGGCAAAGAAATTATTAGTTTCAACTTTTGAACAATCTTTAGAATCTCAGATGGCTTTAGAGCATTTAGGTATAGCAACCATGTCAAGAACTGCTGATTGTAAAGAAGGATTTAAAGCATTTATTGATAAACGAGACCCTATATTTAATGGTTCTTAA
- a CDS encoding haloalkane dehalogenase encodes MEISSIDNYERKKVDINSSFMSYIDSGNGDVIMFIHGNPTSSFLWRNIIPQIEKTSRCIAPDLIGMGNSGKPDNCRYTFLEHYNYLSEFIDNVVPDGKITLVIHDWGSALGFYWAYNNPERIKGIVYMEALVRPITWDEWPENARNIFNLLRSDAGEELIFEKNIFVERILPNSAINGVSDAAMEIYRSPYSIMETRLPTLVWPREIPISGEPQHMVEIISNYAEFMNKSKFPKLFINANPGSILTGAQREFCRQWTNQKEVTVKGLHFIQEDSPIEIGYEISQWLSEIQ; translated from the coding sequence ATGGAAATTAGTTCAATAGACAATTATGAAAGAAAAAAAGTAGACATAAATAGTTCATTTATGTCTTATATTGATAGCGGAAACGGTGATGTTATTATGTTTATACATGGAAATCCAACATCATCATTTTTGTGGCGAAATATAATTCCACAAATAGAGAAAACTTCACGTTGTATAGCACCGGATTTAATCGGAATGGGTAATTCTGGCAAACCGGATAATTGCAGATATACTTTTTTAGAGCATTATAATTATTTGTCAGAATTTATTGACAATGTGGTGCCCGATGGGAAAATTACCTTGGTAATTCATGATTGGGGCTCTGCTCTAGGTTTTTATTGGGCATATAATAATCCTGAAAGAATAAAAGGTATTGTTTATATGGAGGCTTTAGTTAGACCAATAACTTGGGACGAGTGGCCAGAGAATGCTAGAAATATATTTAATCTTCTTCGATCTGATGCTGGTGAAGAATTGATATTTGAAAAAAATATTTTTGTTGAGAGAATACTACCAAATAGTGCTATAAACGGTGTTTCTGATGCTGCAATGGAAATTTACAGATCTCCATATTCGATTATGGAAACTAGACTACCAACTTTAGTATGGCCTAGAGAAATTCCAATTTCTGGGGAACCCCAACATATGGTTGAAATAATTAGTAATTATGCTGAATTTATGAATAAAAGTAAATTTCCAAAATTATTTATCAATGCTAATCCTGGTTCTATTCTCACAGGTGCACAGAGGGAATTTTGTAGACAATGGACAAATCAAAAAGAAGTTACAGTTAAAGGTTTGCATTTTATTCAAGAAGACTCACCAATAGAAATTGGATATGAAATAAGTCAATGGTTATCAGAAATACAATAA
- the rsmI gene encoding 16S rRNA (cytidine(1402)-2'-O)-methyltransferase — MSTIYFVGTPIGNLSDITLRAIEVLTNVDLILAEDTRTTKKLLNKYEINTKLLSYHEHNKTKRLSEILEALDTGDIALVSDAGTPSIHDPGTLLANEILETDHSIVPIPGPSSITTALSVSGLDSEHFTFWGFLPHQKRKREKIISMISSIENTSVFFETPHRLKSTLDLLQQLLNPQRKIVVCRELTKIYEEIVKTTISEVKSKFLNPKGEFTIVIEGKSDFSENKLSEEKIFSEIYEDLKILKKAGSGPKEGIQWIMKHYPHISKKEIYDIWITI, encoded by the coding sequence ATGAGTACAATATATTTTGTTGGCACACCTATAGGTAATTTGAGTGACATTACCCTACGAGCAATCGAAGTTTTAACTAACGTAGACTTGATATTAGCAGAAGATACCAGAACAACTAAAAAATTATTGAATAAATATGAAATTAACACAAAGCTATTAAGCTATCATGAACATAATAAAACAAAACGTCTCTCTGAAATATTAGAAGCATTGGATACTGGAGATATAGCTCTTGTTTCAGATGCCGGAACACCTAGTATACATGATCCTGGAACTCTCCTTGCAAACGAAATCTTAGAAACTGATCATAGTATTGTGCCTATACCAGGTCCATCTTCAATAACAACTGCTCTTTCAGTTTCAGGATTGGATTCTGAACATTTTACATTTTGGGGTTTTTTACCTCATCAAAAAAGAAAACGAGAAAAAATAATTTCTATGATATCTTCCATTGAAAACACTTCAGTTTTTTTTGAAACCCCTCATAGATTAAAGTCTACTTTAGATTTACTTCAACAATTATTAAATCCGCAGAGGAAAATTGTTGTCTGTAGAGAACTCACAAAAATATATGAGGAAATTGTAAAAACTACAATTTCAGAAGTAAAATCAAAATTCCTAAATCCAAAAGGGGAATTTACAATCGTAATTGAAGGAAAATCCGATTTTTCAGAAAATAAATTATCAGAGGAAAAAATATTTAGTGAAATTTATGAAGATCTTAAAATACTAAAAAAAGCTGGGTCGGGTCCCAAAGAAGGTATTCAGTGGATTATGAAGCATTATCCCCATATTAGTAAAAAAGAAATTTATGATATTTGGATTACAATTTGA
- the metG gene encoding methionine--tRNA ligase — protein MSENILVATAWPYTNNYLHLGHIAGCYLPADIFARYQRARGNKVIMVSGSDQHGTPVTIAAESEGVQPIDIVNKYRKNHLEVWERLGISYDLFTTTGTDNHIATVQDIFTKLYNKGLIYKKNMTLLYSEIDNRFLADRYVEGTCPDCNFERARGDQCDQCGKPMDALELINPISKLSGDTPIPKESEHFFLKLSALEQPLLDWIKKNDYWKPNVKNFSLKYLTEGLKDRAITRDIEWGIPIPLEGYETKRIYVWFEAVIGYLSASKEWAQIQNKPDEWQKFWFDKNARSYYFLGKDNIPFHTIIWPGILLGYENHNLPYDVPANEYMNLSGGKFSKSENRAVWTHEFLEKFSADALRYYIVSNMPENSDSDFTWEEFLRRNNDELVATLGNLIHRILTFTFRNFDSKIPEPKKIETSDEKLMSEIFITKEKVESNLDICKFRESMRNIMNLAQNTNRYLDSEAPWHSIKTDKERAGTTMWVSLYAISAIKTFLYPFMPNASLQLGSYLGISTDVNQPTWEVEKPKSGTTLETPFPLFKKLEIDIENPLADE, from the coding sequence TTGTCAGAAAATATCTTGGTCGCAACTGCCTGGCCATATACAAATAATTATCTCCATTTAGGCCATATAGCAGGTTGTTATTTGCCTGCAGATATTTTCGCTCGTTATCAAAGGGCTCGCGGAAACAAAGTGATAATGGTGTCTGGAAGTGACCAACATGGTACTCCAGTAACAATTGCAGCTGAATCAGAAGGTGTTCAACCAATAGATATTGTTAATAAGTATAGAAAAAACCATTTGGAAGTTTGGGAAAGGCTTGGGATATCCTATGACCTATTCACTACTACTGGAACTGATAACCACATTGCTACGGTTCAGGACATATTTACAAAACTATATAATAAAGGATTAATTTACAAGAAAAATATGACTTTATTATATTCTGAGATTGATAATAGATTTCTCGCTGACCGGTATGTAGAAGGAACTTGCCCAGATTGTAATTTTGAAAGAGCTCGGGGAGATCAATGTGATCAATGTGGGAAACCAATGGACGCCCTTGAACTAATCAATCCTATTAGTAAATTAAGTGGTGATACTCCAATACCTAAAGAATCTGAACATTTCTTCTTAAAATTGAGCGCTCTAGAACAACCTTTGTTAGATTGGATAAAAAAGAACGATTATTGGAAACCAAATGTGAAAAATTTCAGTTTAAAATATCTCACAGAAGGATTAAAAGATAGAGCAATAACACGTGATATTGAATGGGGTATACCAATTCCATTAGAAGGATATGAAACTAAAAGGATTTATGTATGGTTTGAAGCTGTAATTGGATATCTATCTGCCTCAAAAGAGTGGGCACAAATTCAAAACAAACCTGATGAATGGCAAAAGTTTTGGTTTGATAAAAATGCACGAAGTTATTACTTTTTAGGAAAAGATAATATACCATTTCATACTATAATTTGGCCTGGAATATTACTTGGATATGAAAACCATAACTTACCGTATGATGTACCTGCTAATGAATATATGAATCTCTCTGGAGGTAAATTTTCAAAAAGTGAAAATCGAGCGGTATGGACACATGAATTTTTAGAAAAATTCTCTGCTGATGCCCTACGATATTACATCGTTTCTAATATGCCTGAAAATAGTGATTCTGATTTTACATGGGAAGAGTTTTTGAGAAGAAACAATGATGAGTTGGTAGCTACTTTAGGAAATCTAATCCACAGAATACTTACCTTCACTTTTAGAAATTTTGACAGTAAAATTCCTGAACCAAAAAAAATAGAAACTAGTGATGAAAAATTGATGTCAGAGATTTTTATCACTAAAGAAAAAGTTGAATCCAATTTGGATATTTGCAAATTTAGAGAATCGATGAGAAATATAATGAATCTTGCTCAAAATACCAATAGATATTTAGATTCAGAAGCTCCATGGCATTCTATTAAAACAGATAAAGAACGAGCTGGAACAACCATGTGGGTTTCATTATATGCAATTAGTGCTATAAAAACATTTCTATACCCATTTATGCCAAATGCATCTCTTCAATTAGGAAGCTATCTAGGAATCAGTACTGATGTAAATCAACCTACTTGGGAAGTCGAAAAACCTAAATCAGGGACTACTCTCGAAACACCTTTTCCTTTATTTAAAAAACTCGAAATTGATATAGAAAACCCATTAGCAGATGAATAA
- a CDS encoding polyprenyl synthetase family protein: MNNIEKIDLINIYKPIQKSLNTVDENLLNLPVNQHPTLAKPLQHISNSSGKRMRAAITLLTAQTEKPVTIESISMAVAIELFHLASLIHDDAIDKSAVRRGEETISNLYGTDMAILIGDLVFANSASTVCDTGNILAIQRFSETTMEVSTGQILETSQKFNTQQNIEGYLERIYKKTASVFETSAETGGIISGASEEKTALLKSYGYNLGMAFQIIDDILDFEGDPNEFGKPVGQDLEQGLLTLPSLLYLEKFPDETSIPALFSDGDSQKYKFQVVEKIMNSEIIEECYIKAQNYCNTSKEMLEKLPNSEEKASLSLLLDYVIERRQ, translated from the coding sequence ATGAATAATATAGAAAAAATCGATCTTATAAATATTTATAAACCAATACAAAAATCGTTAAATACCGTAGATGAAAATCTGCTTAACTTACCAGTAAACCAACACCCTACTCTTGCAAAGCCTTTACAACATATTTCAAATTCAAGTGGCAAGAGAATGAGGGCTGCAATTACATTACTTACGGCTCAAACAGAGAAACCGGTAACAATTGAATCTATATCTATGGCTGTAGCTATAGAATTATTTCACCTAGCTTCTTTAATTCATGACGATGCAATTGATAAATCAGCTGTACGAAGAGGAGAAGAAACAATAAGTAATCTTTATGGTACAGATATGGCAATATTAATAGGTGACCTGGTATTCGCAAATTCTGCCTCGACTGTCTGTGATACAGGGAATATCCTCGCTATACAAAGATTTTCTGAAACAACTATGGAAGTTTCTACAGGGCAAATTTTAGAAACTTCACAAAAGTTTAATACTCAACAAAATATTGAAGGATACTTAGAAAGAATATATAAAAAGACCGCTTCAGTTTTTGAAACTTCAGCTGAAACAGGTGGAATAATTTCTGGCGCATCAGAAGAAAAAACTGCTCTGTTAAAATCGTATGGGTATAATTTGGGAATGGCGTTTCAAATCATCGATGATATTTTAGACTTTGAAGGTGACCCAAATGAATTTGGTAAACCTGTAGGTCAAGATTTAGAACAAGGGTTACTTACGTTACCATCACTACTTTATTTAGAAAAATTCCCTGATGAAACAAGTATTCCTGCATTATTTTCAGACGGTGATTCTCAAAAATATAAATTCCAAGTGGTTGAAAAGATTATGAATTCTGAAATTATCGAAGAATGTTATATCAAAGCTCAAAATTACTGTAATACTAGTAAAGAGATGTTAGAAAAGTTGCCAAATTCTGAGGAAAAAGCATCGCTTAGTTTATTACTTGATTATGTAATCGAAAGAAGACAATAA